The Bacteroidales bacterium genomic interval GTAAGGTTTGGTGAATGTGAATTCTCTTTGTCCTGTTGAATCATAGAAACTCAGATTACCAACCTTCTCGCTCATTCCGAAATAAGCTACCATGGCGTATGCCTGCTTGGTAATTTTTTCAAGATCGTTCAGGGCCCCGGTTGATATTTTATTGAACATCAGTTCTTCCGCTGCTCTGCCACCGAGCGCCGCACTCATTTCGTCCATCAGTTGATCGGTAGTGGTGAGGTTTCGTTCTTCCGGCAGGTACCATGCCGAACCCAATGCTTTACCCCGGGGAACGATGGTTACCTTAACCAACGGGCTGGCATGTTTCAACAGCCAGCTCACAATGGCATGACCGCATTCATGATAGGCAATGGCTTTTTTCTCCGAGGCGGTGATCAGCTTATTCCTTCTTTCAAGTCCTGCAATGATCCGGTCAATGGCATCCAGAAAATCTTCTTTACCAACTTCCTTTTTCTCTTTTCTTGCAGCTATAAGTGCAGCTTCATTAGCAACATTGGCAATATCTGCACCTGAGAAACCGGGTGTTTGTTTGGCCAGAAATTCTACGTCAAGGTCTTTTTCTGTCTTAAGTGGTTTTATATGTACTTTAAAAATCTCTTTCCTTTCATTCAGGTCGGGCAGATCTACGTGTACCTGCCTGTCAAACCGGCCGGCCCTTAACAGTGCCTTGTCAAGCATATCGGCACGGTTGGTGGCCGCAACAATGATGATGCCAATGTTGTTGCTAAATCCGTCCATTTCAGCAAGCAACTGGTTAAGGGTGTTTTCTCTTTCATCATTGGCACCCATGCTGGGATTCTTGCCTCTTGCCCGTCCTATGGCGTCGATTTCATCAATAAATATAATACAGGGAGCCTTTTCCTTCGCCTGCTTGAAGAGGTCACGCACCCTGGAAGCTCCTACACCTACAAACATCTCAACAAAATCGGAGCCCGAAATGGAGAAAAACGGCACGCTTGCCTCTCCTGCTACAGCTTTTGCAAGAAGGGTTTTACCGGTACCCGGCGGGCCGACAAGCAGCACGCCTTTCGGGATCTTTCCTCCGAGTTCCGTATACTTCTGCGGATTCTTCAGAAATTCAACAACTTCTTTTACCTCTACTTTTGCTTCATCCAATCCGGCAACATCGTTGAAATCCACTTTAACATTCGATTCTTTGTCGAATAATACCGCTTTGGATTTACCCACATTGAATATGTTGCTTCCGCCGCCGCCACCACCGGCTCCTTTGGATATTCTTTTGAATATAAACAACCAGATGGCAACAAGGATGAAAATCGGTAATAACCAGGTAAGTACTTCTCCAAGGATATCTTTCCTGGTTTCATATTTCACCTGGATGTATTGACCTTCAGGAAGGCTTTCCTGAAAGTCACTTATTCTCTGGTCAAACATTTCCAGCGAACCAATGGTGAAATAGTAATGAGGCCCCTCTTTGGGCACGGAAAACATGCCATCATTGAAAAGTTCGTCATATTCCGGTTTGTTAAGGGCTTCATCCTTAAGATATACTTCGGCTTTTTCTTTGTTTATGACAACGATTCTTTCAACATCCTGGTTCTTAAGCATTGTACGCTGAAATTCCTGCCAGGTAGTTTCCTTAGGGCTTCCTCCAAGATTCATGAAGTTTAAGGAAATGAAAAATATGGCTATCAGCGCATATACCCAATAAATGTTAAATTTTGGATAAGGCTTCTTGTTGTTGTTGTCTTGATTATTTTGGTTTTGTTCCTGGTTCTGATCTTTCTTTTCTTCGGCCATTCCTGATTTACCTCCGTTATTGGTTTATTGTACGTCCTCATATTTATACATGGTAGCATCAGCCCATAAATCTTCCAGATTGTAAAAATCTCTGTATTCTTTCTGAAAAACATGAATGATGATGCTTGCATAATCAATGAGAACCCACGTAAGATTATCTAATCCTTCTTTATGATATGGCTTTTCATTCAGTTCTTTTTTTACTCTCTGTTCAATAGAATCTATAATTGCGTCAACATGTGTTGACGAAGTTCCATGACATATAACAAAATAATCACAGATTGAGTTTTCTATTTTGCCAATTTTTAAACTTACGATTTCTTTTCCTTTTTTATCTTGTATTCCCTTTATGATTTTATCCAGTAGTGCTTCCTTTGTAATTTCTTCTTCTTTAGAGATTTTCATTAAAATTTTTTTGCAAAATTAATTAAATTTTTATGATTCTTATTGTTCTGTTCAAAAGATGAATTTCTTACTGCCTTACCGGGCAAGTTTTGCCGAAAAAAGCAAGAATTTGACCGGTAAGGTACTAAAAACATGAGTTTTTAACCTTTCAGATATAAAATTGACCTTTTGTCTTTTCGTTGTATTTTTATAAACCATTTTCCATTCCTTTTATCTCAGGGAACTTGTGTGAATATTGCTTTGCTAAAAATTTTTTAATTCATGCAAATATTGTTCCCTCACAATAATAATGAAAAATTGTCGGAATTTATTTTGTGTAATGAAAATATTTACTTTTGTGTCGTTTCATCTATTGATGAATTATTATGAAAGCGAATATTATAGGAAAGAAATTAATCTCTTTGCTTACAGTAGACAGCACCAACGACTATGCCAGGGCGCTTCTCTCTGAAGAAGCCCCGGAAGAGGGCACAATCATCATTTCCGGGGAGCAAAGGAAAGGGAGAGGATACGGAAACAATACCTGGCACAGCAAACGGGGTAAAAATCTCCTGTTTAGTATTATATTGTACCCGGAATTTATTTCAGCCAATACGCAATTCTTAATTTCCAAGGCCATTAGCCTTGGGATTTGTGACTATTTGTGCAGTTATGTTTCAGATGTGAGAATCAAATGGCCAAATGATATTTATGTCGATGACAGAAAAATTGCAGGAATATTGATTGAAAATGACCTTGTGGGCTCATCGGTGAAAAACTCCATCGTAGGAATAGGAATCAATATGAACCAGGAAAAATTTCCTGAAGATATTCCCAATCCTGTTTCTCTGGGTCAGATGATTGAGAAAAAGCTGGTATTGAAAGAGGAATTAAAAAAACTGGCCGGTTGTCTTGAAAAACGGTATCAGATGTTGTTAAAGGGGATGATGGATAAAATTCAGAAAGATTACCACGCAAAGCTGTTCCGATTAAATGAGATGTCATGGTATCAGAACAGCGAAGAACAATTCAAGGCCAAGATCATTGGGGTTTCCGATTACGGCCAGCTTATCCTTGAGAATCAATCCGGCAAAACGTTGGAATATAATTTTAAGGAAGTAGAATTTGTATTATAAATCTCTCTTATTGTTGAAAAAGTCTGTCAATCTGTCAACCGCACTATTCAATCCTTTTTTTAGGTAACTTTGAACCATTTTGTTCATAAGTGAGTTCATATGGGCTTCTCCGGTCAATCTTATTCGGGTGTCTCCCTCCTCAACTTTTTTAAGTTGTATCCATATATTGAAGCTTACAGGGCTTTCTTTATAACTTCCCAGTTTGATAAGTTTGTAGGGTTCCTTTTCAACAATCCGCATTCCGGTTGCGCCGATTCCTGCAATGCTGAATCGGCAGCGATCTTCATCCGATTGCCAGTCTGTAATTTTATTGGCCGGAACCAGTGAATCCAGATTTCTGAAATCGGAAAGAAAGTTATAGATTTCGTCGTCGTTTCTGTAAATTTTTCCTATTTTACTGACTACTTTTGACATAATGCATTAGTTTTAATTATTCCCACTCAGAAGGATTTTTGCGCCAATTTTCCAGTTGCTCCCGCTCCTTTTTCTGCAAATACCCTTTGCGTATAGCTACCTCAATGAGGGTGTGATAACCACAGAGGGTTGCCAATGGACAATCACTTTCCTCGAAGTTCTTTTTTGCCAGTTCGAATTCATAAGAAAAAATGGCTCCCATTCCAAGTACGTTGGCTCCGCTGTTTCTTAATGCCTTTACAGCATTAAGGCTGCTGTTTCCTGTTGAGATCAGGTCTTCAATGACCACCACTTTTTGATCTTCTTCCAGATCACCTTCTACCATATTTTGCAAACCATGATTTTTAGGACTGGAGCGTACATATACAAAAGGCAAATTCAGGGCGTCGGCAGTCAGGGCTCCAATTGCTATGGCGCCGGTTGCTACGCCTGCAATGACATCGGGTATTCCATAATGATTTTTCACCAATTCTACAAAACCATTTTTTATGGAGTCCCTGATCGGGGGATAAGAAAGGGACTTTCTGTTATCACAGTAAATGGGAGATTTCCACCCGGAACTCCATCGAAAAGGATTTGCTGGATTGAATTTTATTGCGTTTATTTGTAATAGATTATTGGCTATTTTTTGTTCCAAATTTTCCATAGGGCAAATGTATAAAGTTTTTTTCGACAACCGAACGATTTATTTTATAGATCAGTTTGACGGCTATTATAAACAGTATAATGGACTTTTTATTAGGTATTTGAATGAAATTCAGCTTGCTTATGTGCTCGAGCTCTTCAGAAATGTTCAGGAGATAAGAAATGTATTCATTGCCTATCACGATGTGGATAAAGCTTTTCAGGATTTTCAATCGTTTTTCAGGTTGTTGGAAGCTGCCGGTGGCCTTGTATTCAATGAAAAGGGGCAGGTACTTGTCATCAAGAGACGTGGAAAATGGGATCTTCCTAAAGGAAAGAAGGAAGATGGAGAAGAACCCGAAATTTGCGCATTAAGAGAGGTGAAGGAGGAATGTGGAATTCATTCACTGGAAATAGATGATTTGTTACATACCACCTATCATTCTTATACACTCGATGGTGTATTGATACTGAAAAGAACATACTGGTATAAAATGAAGGGCAGGGAAGAAGAATCATTAATACCTCAGGCAAAGGAAGAAATTACCGAAGCAAAATGGATGAATCCTGAAGATCTGGATGTCGTTACTGAAAATACTTTTCTCTCCATTATTGACGTGCTGAAGGCAGGAAAGCTTCTTTGAAAGAGGCTAAGGCTGAGGCTAAGGCTAAGAGCAGAGAGGCGGGGGTTCTGGTTTAATATTGAACCTTAGCCTTTATATCTCTCAGCCTTTCTTTCAACAATGTAACAATTTGACAGTTTAACAACATTCAATCCCGCCTGTTGCGGGCAGGCCCGCCTGTCCCAGTCGGAGAGGCCGGCGGGCAGGCATTCATGCATTATAAAGCCCCATCTTTTTTCATGATCCGGTATATTTTTTCTTCAATTGATTCTGATGGGGCCGGTGCCGGTGATAATTTAAGTGTTCCCTCCGGATCAATAAAAAAATAGGCAGGGATATTCCTTACTTTGTATTGATGGAGTATATTCGTTTTATCTCCAAGATGGAGGAATGTCCACGGATAATCATGGTGTTCTGTAAGCTGTTTCATTTCCCGGAAACTTTCTTTACTTGAAATGATCACTATTTTAAAGTGTTTTTTGTGCTTTTTGTAAAGATTTTCCAGTATGTTGTAATGCCGGAGGCAACTATAATTCTTTGAATTACAGAATCCCAGGTAAATGTAATCCCCCCTGAGGTCATCAAGGCATACCTGATTGCTGTCCACATCATAAAGGCAAAATCCGGGAGCCTGATCCCCTGCTGACAGGGTTTTGGTTTTTTCTTTGATATTACCGGCAATGCGGAGGTTTTCCCTGTGACTGACCTGTTGTTCTGCTGAGTCAAGCATTTGTCTGACCGCTTTCCTGGAAAACATGTTGTCATAGTAAGCATCATAGAGACCTTTTAGCAGAACCAGCTCTTTCAGCCTGCTGTTATTTTTCAGTACGGAATCCTTACGGATCAGGGAATCAAGTCTGGAGTAGCTCTTTGTACGGTTGATGATATGTGGTACTTCATTTCCATGTTCAGAAAATAAATCTTTGAAATGGTCCTTATAAAATGTGGATATAAAATCCATATAGGCCGGGTTTTGATACAAAACCGTTTGATTGGCAAGCATTTGGCTTTTTACTTTATGAGCAGGATAACCCAGTGACAATTTCAGTTCACCCAGCGTATAATTTTTATAATCCTGAAAAAAACGGTTATCGGATTGAACGGCAGTATCCAGCAGGGTATATATCGAATCTTTGATTTTAGATAGATTTTTGACATTGTTCACATTTTTGTTGATTATTTCATCATAATAGCTGGAAAAACTGTTTATCTGGTAATTCAGCTCACTTTCCCCTGCATCTGCAATCCCGAGGTGAACAGGTATGCCTTTAAAGTAAGGGTTCAACCTCTGGGCCTGGCTTTTTTCCTCCTTATCAGGCAGGGATAGAGTATAGCTCTTCCCGGGTTCAGCATAAAAATAGCCTTTATATACGCCGAGATCCACAAATATTTTCCTTACCTGGTCCAGGTTAAACGTACAGTTAAACGATCCGTCCTTTTGGATCTGAAGGGTTGTCAGGTTAACGGTGTCTTTGGTGATATAATCGGAATAAGCGTAAAAGGTGATTTTATCCCCGGCATACTTAGGGGCCTGTCCATTCAGTTCAACTTCTCCGGCAGCAAGCGCGTTTGTGCCAAAGAAGAATAAAATAAGAGATATGCATTTTAGGATCAAGTAGTTATTTTGCGCGGTCATGGATATTCATTCCTTTTGGTAAAAACTTACTGGCATCGCCTCCATTTCTGATAATATCCCTGACGATGGTTGAGTTTACAGGTGTATGTTCAGGCATGGTCAGCAGGAAAACGGTTTCAATTCCTTCATACATGGCTTTATTAACTTGAGCTATGGCTCTTTCATATTCAAAATCTGCTGCTGTCCTCAATCCTCTCAGTAAATAATTTGCTCCTGTCCCCTTACAGTATTCAATGGTCAATCCTTCAAAATGATCCACCTTTACCCTTGGTTCATCGTGAAAAACACTGGCTATCCATCTTTTCCTGTCTTCCAGTGAAAAATATCCTTTCTTATTGACATTGTACCCTATGGAGATGATGATTTCATCGAAAAGGGAAAGGGCTCTTCTTACAATGGATTCGTGCCCTATGGTGAAGGGATCAAATGATCCGGGGAAGACCGCTTTTTTCATCTTGCTGAATTTTGATGTATTTAGTACCTTACCGGTCAAATTCTTGCTTTTTTTGGCAAAACTTGCCCGGTAAGGTACTGTGGCAAAATTTATGATGCAATTTTCAAAGATAAAAATAATTGAAAAAGATCATGACCTATATATAATATTATATTATGCCTCATAAATTTTGCTTGCTAATTTGGACAAGCCAAAACCAAACAGGATGCTTTCAAGGAATTTAATGTGTTTCCGTTTTGGCTTGTCCAAATTAGGGCAACAAACTTAAAACAATTGTTTGAAATAATAAGGGGCATTTAATAAACGTGAGCCATACCAGGTGAAATATTCCCCCTCAACCCTTTTTATTTGCATCTTGGGAAAACTTTGTTTGAAGGCTTTCACGTCATTTTCTTTGAAATTGTAAGGCTCAGAAGGCAGAAAGATGTAATCGGCCTTTCTCTGCCGGATATCTTTTTCACTGACGATCGGGTAAGGTTCCTTTTTGTCGGCAAATACGTTCTCTATACCAGATCTTTTTAACATATCATGCACAAAAGTCTCCCGGTTTACGGTATAAAACGGGTTTTTCCAGATCAGATATGCCGCCTTGACTACATTTTCGGGAATATGATTCAATGTATTGAACGCTTCCTCTATTTTTTTGGTCAGGGCGAGGGCTTTTTCATTTCTGTTGCATATCCATCCTATGGTATAAATCATTGAAAAGGCATCATGCAGGTTGTGCACATCGCTTACCCACACCGGGAATTGATTGGACAACTCCATAATCTCTCCTTTGGCATTTTCTTCCTTTGAGGCCAGAACAAGGTCGGGTTCGATTTTTTCGATTTTATGGAAGTTTAATCCCATTACACCTCCAAGCACAGGCACTTTATTCACTTTTTCTTTGGGATGGATACAGAAACGGGTTCTTCCCTTAAGGTGCTCTTCCAGGTCCAGATCAAACAGCAACTCTGTAATGGAAGGCACCAGAGAGATGATCCGCCGGGGATCCTCCGGGATGTCAATGGTGCGATGGATCTGATCAGTAACTTGCATAATTGCCAACGAAATTAGTCACAAAAATATAAAATTGAAATAGATTATTGATGCTTTCCATGTGTTGGCAAGAAATGATTGGGTGCTTTCCCGTTTTTCATATATCTGCTTGTATATTTGGCACAGGGACAATGATATACCGGATATCAAATTGTATATCTCCGATATGAACAGATATATCCGGGATATGAGATTTTTAAATAATAGCGGGGGATTGGGAGGGTAAAATTTTCTGATTTTTTTGCTTCATTCAAATATTATGAATTTTCATTGTTTTCGAAAAACAATCCTGAACCTATAATATACAGTTTTTGTGAAATATAGTAGGGACGCACAGTCGT includes:
- the ftsH gene encoding ATP-dependent zinc metalloprotease FtsH; its protein translation is MAEEKKDQNQEQNQNNQDNNNKKPYPKFNIYWVYALIAIFFISLNFMNLGGSPKETTWQEFQRTMLKNQDVERIVVINKEKAEVYLKDEALNKPEYDELFNDGMFSVPKEGPHYYFTIGSLEMFDQRISDFQESLPEGQYIQVKYETRKDILGEVLTWLLPIFILVAIWLFIFKRISKGAGGGGGGSNIFNVGKSKAVLFDKESNVKVDFNDVAGLDEAKVEVKEVVEFLKNPQKYTELGGKIPKGVLLVGPPGTGKTLLAKAVAGEASVPFFSISGSDFVEMFVGVGASRVRDLFKQAKEKAPCIIFIDEIDAIGRARGKNPSMGANDERENTLNQLLAEMDGFSNNIGIIIVAATNRADMLDKALLRAGRFDRQVHVDLPDLNERKEIFKVHIKPLKTEKDLDVEFLAKQTPGFSGADIANVANEAALIAARKEKKEVGKEDFLDAIDRIIAGLERRNKLITASEKKAIAYHECGHAIVSWLLKHASPLVKVTIVPRGKALGSAWYLPEERNLTTTDQLMDEMSAALGGRAAEELMFNKISTGALNDLEKITKQAYAMVAYFGMSEKVGNLSFYDSTGQREFTFTKPYSEKTAELIDQEVQEYVKKAYQRAYDILKNHREQLDQLAEMLLDKEIIFSDDLEKVLGKREIDDEKKQKILKEGKKVKQIHEESEKQRSGKDKDKEQKEENSGEKEDTKEKQQEG
- the rsfS gene encoding ribosome silencing factor, translating into MKISKEEEITKEALLDKIIKGIQDKKGKEIVSLKIGKIENSICDYFVICHGTSSTHVDAIIDSIEQRVKKELNEKPYHKEGLDNLTWVLIDYASIIIHVFQKEYRDFYNLEDLWADATMYKYEDVQ
- a CDS encoding biotin--[acetyl-CoA-carboxylase] ligase encodes the protein MKANIIGKKLISLLTVDSTNDYARALLSEEAPEEGTIIISGEQRKGRGYGNNTWHSKRGKNLLFSIILYPEFISANTQFLISKAISLGICDYLCSYVSDVRIKWPNDIYVDDRKIAGILIENDLVGSSVKNSIVGIGINMNQEKFPEDIPNPVSLGQMIEKKLVLKEELKKLAGCLEKRYQMLLKGMMDKIQKDYHAKLFRLNEMSWYQNSEEQFKAKIIGVSDYGQLILENQSGKTLEYNFKEVEFVL
- a CDS encoding SRPBCC family protein — translated: MSKVVSKIGKIYRNDDEIYNFLSDFRNLDSLVPANKITDWQSDEDRCRFSIAGIGATGMRIVEKEPYKLIKLGSYKESPVSFNIWIQLKKVEEGDTRIRLTGEAHMNSLMNKMVQSYLKKGLNSAVDRLTDFFNNKRDL
- a CDS encoding orotate phosphoribosyltransferase produces the protein MENLEQKIANNLLQINAIKFNPANPFRWSSGWKSPIYCDNRKSLSYPPIRDSIKNGFVELVKNHYGIPDVIAGVATGAIAIGALTADALNLPFVYVRSSPKNHGLQNMVEGDLEEDQKVVVIEDLISTGNSSLNAVKALRNSGANVLGMGAIFSYEFELAKKNFEESDCPLATLCGYHTLIEVAIRKGYLQKKEREQLENWRKNPSEWE
- a CDS encoding NUDIX hydrolase: MYKVFFDNRTIYFIDQFDGYYKQYNGLFIRYLNEIQLAYVLELFRNVQEIRNVFIAYHDVDKAFQDFQSFFRLLEAAGGLVFNEKGQVLVIKRRGKWDLPKGKKEDGEEPEICALREVKEECGIHSLEIDDLLHTTYHSYTLDGVLILKRTYWYKMKGREEESLIPQAKEEITEAKWMNPEDLDVVTENTFLSIIDVLKAGKLL
- a CDS encoding redoxin domain-containing protein codes for the protein MTAQNNYLILKCISLILFFFGTNALAAGEVELNGQAPKYAGDKITFYAYSDYITKDTVNLTTLQIQKDGSFNCTFNLDQVRKIFVDLGVYKGYFYAEPGKSYTLSLPDKEEKSQAQRLNPYFKGIPVHLGIADAGESELNYQINSFSSYYDEIINKNVNNVKNLSKIKDSIYTLLDTAVQSDNRFFQDYKNYTLGELKLSLGYPAHKVKSQMLANQTVLYQNPAYMDFISTFYKDHFKDLFSEHGNEVPHIINRTKSYSRLDSLIRKDSVLKNNSRLKELVLLKGLYDAYYDNMFSRKAVRQMLDSAEQQVSHRENLRIAGNIKEKTKTLSAGDQAPGFCLYDVDSNQVCLDDLRGDYIYLGFCNSKNYSCLRHYNILENLYKKHKKHFKIVIISSKESFREMKQLTEHHDYPWTFLHLGDKTNILHQYKVRNIPAYFFIDPEGTLKLSPAPAPSESIEEKIYRIMKKDGAL
- the coaD gene encoding pantetheine-phosphate adenylyltransferase, with amino-acid sequence MKKAVFPGSFDPFTIGHESIVRRALSLFDEIIISIGYNVNKKGYFSLEDRKRWIASVFHDEPRVKVDHFEGLTIEYCKGTGANYLLRGLRTAADFEYERAIAQVNKAMYEGIETVFLLTMPEHTPVNSTIVRDIIRNGGDASKFLPKGMNIHDRAK
- a CDS encoding ABC transporter substrate-binding protein gives rise to the protein MQVTDQIHRTIDIPEDPRRIISLVPSITELLFDLDLEEHLKGRTRFCIHPKEKVNKVPVLGGVMGLNFHKIEKIEPDLVLASKEENAKGEIMELSNQFPVWVSDVHNLHDAFSMIYTIGWICNRNEKALALTKKIEEAFNTLNHIPENVVKAAYLIWKNPFYTVNRETFVHDMLKRSGIENVFADKKEPYPIVSEKDIRQRKADYIFLPSEPYNFKENDVKAFKQSFPKMQIKRVEGEYFTWYGSRLLNAPYYFKQLF